AGCAATTCGTGACCGCTGGCCTCACACACCACCAACAACGGGTGTGGCAGGTGGGTGGTCAGGACGTAACGAATGGTCTGCCACAACGCCGTCTGGGCCGCATCAGTCACATCTCCGAACACGAGGACCCGGGGTCGATCACGAGCCAACTCCGTGATCGACTCCCAGAGCATGTCCGAAGCGGTCGACGGCGGACTCTGCTTCCAACGAGCCAACATGCGACGGGAAAGCTTGGTGAGCGGAGCCAGAATCCCAACGACCGGCAGAAGCAATGCGCCCGACTGACCCGTCAGATCCATCAATTCGTCGAGCAGTTCGTCGTCCGGTCCCGCCCTGGGAAGCATGGAGGCAACCCCGATGCTGGGGACGCCCAACCCTTCGCTCGCGATGTGCTCGCTGACCCAACGGGCGTTGCCCCCGAGCACCACAATTGGAGGCCGAATCGGGTGGACCAAACCGAGGCCCGACGCCATGCAGCGCAGCTCTTCGAGCAGCGCTGCAGGCGGCAAAGGCGGGCTCAGATATTCGATGGCAGGACCCCCTCGGTTGCCGCCCGTACCCAGATACTACCGATACGTCTGAGCACCCTCCACCGACACGGGTCGATGGAAGAAGGCGTCAGGACGACTCAGCCGGATGCCAGGCGGTCGCGCTCGGCCAGTGCGGCCCCCACCAACAGTCGAACCCCGATTCCAATCGACCGCTCGTCGACGTCGAAGGCGCCGGAGTGGATGTCGGGGCGGGGCGCTCCGGAGGCCGGGTTGAACGTGCCCAGGCGGGCATACGAGGCGGGCACCTGGCGCGCATACCAGGCGAAACTGTCGCCACCGCGGCTGTGTTGAGCCTCGACGGTGTTGTGTTCCCCCACTACCGAGGCCGCCGCCCGGCGAAGGGAGCGGGTCGGGGCAGCAGCGTTGACCGAGGGTGGCACGCCTTTGCGATAAGCGAACTCCAGCGTGGCGCCGGTCGGCTCGACCACCGCCCGGGTCGCCTGCTCCAACAACTCGGCAGCGTGCTCCCACGCCTCGACATCCGGGGTGCGAATAGTGGCTGTGGCCGTCGCTCGTGTGGGAATGACGTTGGGTGCATCACCGCCGTGGGTCGACCCGAACACCACCAACGCCTCTGCGGGCGCAGCCGCCTTGGCCACTCGCTCGGGCACCTGGCTGAGCACCTGGCCCAGCACCGCCAACAGGTTGACGGTGAGTTCCGGACGGGCGGTGTGACCGCCCGGGCCAAGAATGGTGATGCGTGCCATGTCGGCGGCCGAGGTGATTGGCCCGGTTCGCAGCGCCACCTGGCCGACATCGATCTTGGGATCGCAGTGAACCCCCAGCATCGAGCTGACACCGCCCAACGCTCCGGCGTCGATCACGCTGGGCGCCCCACCCGGCAACGCCTCCTCGGCAGGTTCGAAGATGAATCGGAAGGCGCCGGTGAGTTCGCCCTCCTTAACCGCCTCGGCGAGCGCCAGCGCCGCACCGAGTACCACCGTGGTGTGCACGTCGTGGCCACACGCATGGGCCACACCCGGCAGGGTGGACCGATACGCCACGTCCTTCTCATCCTCCATGGCGAGCGCGTCCAGGTCGGCGCGCAGCGCCACCACCGGGCGACCGTCGGACGGTGCCTCGAAGGACGATGCGGTCCCCGTGGCCAGATCGCACACCAACCCGGTGCTTTCGGGCAGTTGCGACGGCGAAAGACCGGCGACACGGAGCCGGTCGATGACCGCCGCCGTGGTCTCCACCTCGGCCCACGACACCTCGGGATGAGCGTGCAAACGGCGGCGAAACGCCACCAGTTCGTCGAGGTGGGCATCGAGAAACCCGTCGAGCCATGGGGGCACCGGTTGGGGTGACGCGTCCTCAGCCAACGGGGGCATCGGTCAGGAGTTCCTGTTGCAGGGCGGCGGTCACGTCCACCAAGGTGCCACCCTGTGCCACGATCCGGCGCTGCCGCTCGGCCGAGTTGCCGGTCCGTACCAGGTCGCTTAACGAAGCCAGTTCGTCCGAGCACCCCAGGCGGGCCGCCGTGCCCGACAACAACTCCACCAACTCGTCGACGATCTGGCGGGCCGGCTTCCGATTGCCGTTGTCATCCACGATGAGTTGGGCATCCAACCCGTGGCGGGCGGCCAGCCACTTGTTCTGACGCACCACCCACTCCCGCACTCCGGGCAGGGGCACCCCGTTGTCGATCTGCGCATCCATCCACGCCACCAGGCACTGAGCCAGCGACGCCACGCCACAGATCTCGGTCATCGTTGGCATACCGTCGCACATCCGCAGCTCGACCGTGCCGAAATCGGGGTGAGGGCGGACATCCCACCACACCTCCCGCACCGACTCGATCGCCTCAGCGCGAATCAGCGCATCGAGGAAGGCCTCGAAGTCGACCCACGAGGTCAGCCGAGGCGGCAACCCGGCGGTGGGAAGACCCTCGAAAATCTTGGTTCGAGCCGAGGCCAGCCCTGTGTCGTAGCCGTGCCAGAACGGCGAAGACGCCGACAGCGCCAGGAACACCGGCAGATAGGTGGTGAGCGAGTTGACGGTCGCCACACACTTCTCCGCCGACCGAACCCCGACGTGATAGTGGATGCCGTAGATCGCCAGGCGACGCACCGGCCACTGCATCTCGTCGAGCAGCTTCTGGTAGCGCGCCGACGGGCTGACCTGCAGGTCGCGGTAGGAACTGAACGGGTGCGTGCCCGAACACAGCAGGCCAACCCCTCGGGCATCTGCCGCCTGGCGCAGCTCGGAAATGCCCGCCTCCAGGTCGCGCCGTGCGTCGCTCACCGTGTCGCAGATGCCGGTGATGGTCTCCACCGTCGACTCAAACAGCTCGTGCTTGAGCGCCGGATGCTCGGACCCGTCGTCAGGCTCCACATCGGCCAGGGTGTCGGTGGCCGCCGCGGTGAGCCCGTGAGTCTCCCGATCCACCAGGCTCAGCTCCACCTCCACCCCCAACGACGAAGTTGGCGACGAATGGAACTCGATCGTCATGGCTCGGCCCGAACGAGGGATTCACGGATCATCGGCCCATGGTAGGTGGCGCCAGACAACGGCGTGACGCTTGGCTCAGCATCCGCAGGGTCGGCCGCTGCCAGCCCACGCCGGTAGCGTGCGCCGCGTGGCGGAAACCGACCAGAGCACCGAGGAGCACGCAGCCGCCCAGTACCGCATCGGGGTGATCGGCGGAATCGGCGCTTACACCATGTGGGGCCTGTTCCCGCTGTTTTTCCATCGGCTGGAGCCCACTTCACCCCTGGAAATCATCGGGCATCGCGTCATCTGGACGGCGGTGCTCATGGTCGGCGTGCTGTCACTCGGGGCGGGCTGGGGCTGGGTCCGTCCGCTGCTGGCCGACCGCCGCCGCACCGTTTCGGTGGCGTTGGCAGGGGTGTTGTTATCCGCCAACTGGCTGATCTACGTGTGGGCGGTGACCAACGACCGGGTGGTCGACGCCTCGCTGGGTTACTTCATCAACCCACTGGTCACCGTGCTGCTCGGCGTGCTCGTGCTGCACGAGCGTCTCCGCCCGCTGCAATGGGCGGCGGTGATCGCCGGGGCGGTGTCGGTGCTCGTCCTCGTGCTGGGGTACGGCTCGGTGCCCTGGGTCAGCCTGGGGCTGGCGGCATCGTTCGGGACCTATGGACTCTTGAAAAAGCAGGTGGGTCTGGGCGCCGTGGAGGCCCTGACCGCGGAGACGTTTGCGGTCGTACCCCTCGCCCTGGGCGGCATGGGCTGGGCGCTGGTCGCCGGCGAACTGGACTTCCCCGCCGCGCCGATCAGCATGAAGCTGCTGCTGCTGGCCGCCGGTGCCGTCACCGCCGCCCCACTGCTGGCCTTTGGCGTGGCCACCAACCGCATACCGCTGTCGATCATCGGCCTGCTCCAGTATCTCACCCCGATCATCCAGTTCATCCTGGGAGTGTTCGTGTTTGGCGAAGAGGTACCTCCGGCCCGGCTGGCCGGGTTCGCCTGCGTCTGGGTGGCGCTTGCGCTGCTGAGCGCCGACGGGCTCCGCCAGGGTCACCGTCAGGCCGGCGTACGACGGGCGGCGCGCACCACCGCCACGGCCGCGGTTCAGAAGGCGAAAACCGACGACCGGTAACCAGCACCGGCAACCACGCGGTGACGGCCTGCCGACGGGCCGACGCCGGTAGCTTGGACGCCCATGACTCCCCCGCCCAACGCCCCTGCCGACACCGACGCTCTCGACACCGCCGAGGCAGCCGAAGCCGACCTCACCGCCGCCGATCTCACTGCTGCGGACGTTGCCTGGGAACTCGACGACCTGCTCGACGGCACCACCACCGACGACCTGATGGCACGCGCCGCCAAAGTGACCGACGAGGTTGCCGCAGCCCGAGGCACGGTCGGTGATTTGGATGCCGCCGGGCTGGCCACGCTGATGCACCGGCTGGGCGACCTCCACGATCTGCTCGGTCGAGCCGGCTCGTACGTGGGGCTGAGGTTGGCCGAGAACAGCCTCGATCCCGAACGTGGCGCCGCCATGGCAAATCTGTCCGAGGCCGCCACCGAGCTGTCAACCAAGTTGGTGTTCTTCGAGCTGGAATGGGCAGCGGTGCCCGACGAGCAGGCCGAGGCGTTGCTGGCCGACCCGGCGCTGGACTTCTGCGCCCATCACCTGCGCACCATGCGTCGCTACCGCGATCACCTGATGAGCGAGGCCGAAGAGCAGGTGCTGACCGAAACATCGGTCAGCGGCGCCGCCGCCTGGGTGCGCCTCTTCGACGAACAGACCTCGGCCATCGAGGTGGCGATGCCCGAATCATCACCAGGTGGTGCGCGCACCGCATCGCTGGAGGAGGGTCTGTCGTTGCTGCAGCACCCCGACCGTGCCGTGCGGGCCGACGCCGCCGAGGCCGTTTCGGACGCGCTGGAGCCCGGGCTGCGGACCCGGGCCTACATCTACAACACGCTGCTACTCGACAAGTCGGTGCAGGACCGGCTGCGTTCGTACCCAAGCTGGCTGTCCAGCCGCAACCTGGCCAACGAGGCCTCCGACGAGTCGGTGGCCGCCCTGATCGAGGCGGTGGTGGCCCGCTACGACCTGCCCCGACGCTGGTATTCGTTGAAGGCCCAGGTGTTGGGCCTGGACCGGTTGGCCGATTACGACCGTTCGGCCTCGGTGGCCGAGAGCGACCGCAAGGTGGGCTGGAGCGAGGCCTCATCGCTGGTGATCGACGCCTACGACAGCTTCTCCCCCAGGCTGGCCGGCATCGTGCGAGAGTTCATCGACGGCAACTGGATCGACGCCCCGGTGCGTTCCGGCAAGCGACCGGGCGCCTTCTGCGCCTACACCGTGGCGAGCCACCACCCGTACCTGCTGTTGAACTGGACCGGCTCGAACCGGGATGTGCTGACGCTGGCACACGAACTGGGGCACGGCATCCACGCCTACCTGGCCCGCCCCCAGGGCATCTTCGCCCAGGACACGCCACTGACGATGGCTGAGACCGCCTCGGTGTTCGGCGAGGCGGTGACCAACAATGCACTGCTCGCCCAACTGGACGACCCCAACGAACGCTTCGCCCTGCTGGCGTCCACGCTGGAGGACTCAATCGCCACCGTGTTCCGCCAGGTGGCGATGAGCCGCTTCGAAGCGGCGTGTCACACCCATCGACGAGACGTCGGCGAGCTGTCGGTGGACGACTTCGGTAACCACTGGGCCGACACCCAAACCGAGCTGCTCGGGGACACCGTGGAGGTCACCGACGGCTACCGAAACTGGTGGAGCTATGTGCCCCACTTCATGGCCACCCCCGGATACGTCTACGCCTACGCGTTTGGCCAGCTCCTGGCGCTGTCGGTGTACGCCCGCTACCAGGCCGAGGGCGAGGCCTTCGTGCCCAGCTACCTGGACATGCTGGCCGCAGGCGGCTCGAAGAGCCCCGAAGACCTGGCCGCCATGGTGGGCTGCGACCTGACCGACCCGGGCTTCTGGGATGCCGGACTCGACATCGTGGCCGGGCAGTTGGACGCGGCCGAGGCCGCAGCGCGGGCGGCCGGACGTCTGTCGTAATCCGGCGAACCGGGGGTGCGAACGACGTTGGGTGCTCGTGGCCGGTGTTCCGCCAGACGCCACGTCGCCGGAGATATGGCAGGCACACGAATCGTTGAAGCCTGCTGCGCCGCTCCATGGGCGTCGGCCTCGGGGCCGGGCCGACCGCGCTCACCGGGTGTGTCAAGCCCACGGCTCACGGCGACGGACCCGATGCGAACTCGCTGCCCGAGGTAGCAGGCGCCCAGCGGCCGGCCTACTGGGACGCTCCCAGCCACTGGATCGATGTGGCGCTCCCAACAGCCGTGTCCACCACTGCCGCCAACGAGATC
Above is a genomic segment from Candidatus Microthrix parvicella Bio17-1 containing:
- a CDS encoding glutamate--cysteine ligase; this encodes MTIEFHSSPTSSLGVEVELSLVDRETHGLTAAATDTLADVEPDDGSEHPALKHELFESTVETITGICDTVSDARRDLEAGISELRQAADARGVGLLCSGTHPFSSYRDLQVSPSARYQKLLDEMQWPVRRLAIYGIHYHVGVRSAEKCVATVNSLTTYLPVFLALSASSPFWHGYDTGLASARTKIFEGLPTAGLPPRLTSWVDFEAFLDALIRAEAIESVREVWWDVRPHPDFGTVELRMCDGMPTMTEICGVASLAQCLVAWMDAQIDNGVPLPGVREWVVRQNKWLAARHGLDAQLIVDDNGNRKPARQIVDELVELLSGTAARLGCSDELASLSDLVRTGNSAERQRRIVAQGGTLVDVTAALQQELLTDAPVG
- the rarD gene encoding EamA family transporter RarD — encoded protein: MAETDQSTEEHAAAQYRIGVIGGIGAYTMWGLFPLFFHRLEPTSPLEIIGHRVIWTAVLMVGVLSLGAGWGWVRPLLADRRRTVSVALAGVLLSANWLIYVWAVTNDRVVDASLGYFINPLVTVLLGVLVLHERLRPLQWAAVIAGAVSVLVLVLGYGSVPWVSLGLAASFGTYGLLKKQVGLGAVEALTAETFAVVPLALGGMGWALVAGELDFPAAPISMKLLLLAAGAVTAAPLLAFGVATNRIPLSIIGLLQYLTPIIQFILGVFVFGEEVPPARLAGFACVWVALALLSADGLRQGHRQAGVRRAARTTATAAVQKAKTDDR
- a CDS encoding amidohydrolase; this translates as MPPLAEDASPQPVPPWLDGFLDAHLDELVAFRRRLHAHPEVSWAEVETTAAVIDRLRVAGLSPSQLPESTGLVCDLATGTASSFEAPSDGRPVVALRADLDALAMEDEKDVAYRSTLPGVAHACGHDVHTTVVLGAALALAEAVKEGELTGAFRFIFEPAEEALPGGAPSVIDAGALGGVSSMLGVHCDPKIDVGQVALRTGPITSAADMARITILGPGGHTARPELTVNLLAVLGQVLSQVPERVAKAAAPAEALVVFGSTHGGDAPNVIPTRATATATIRTPDVEAWEHAAELLEQATRAVVEPTGATLEFAYRKGVPPSVNAAAPTRSLRRAAASVVGEHNTVEAQHSRGGDSFAWYARQVPASYARLGTFNPASGAPRPDIHSGAFDVDERSIGIGVRLLVGAALAERDRLASG
- a CDS encoding M3 family oligoendopeptidase, translated to MTPPPNAPADTDALDTAEAAEADLTAADLTAADVAWELDDLLDGTTTDDLMARAAKVTDEVAAARGTVGDLDAAGLATLMHRLGDLHDLLGRAGSYVGLRLAENSLDPERGAAMANLSEAATELSTKLVFFELEWAAVPDEQAEALLADPALDFCAHHLRTMRRYRDHLMSEAEEQVLTETSVSGAAAWVRLFDEQTSAIEVAMPESSPGGARTASLEEGLSLLQHPDRAVRADAAEAVSDALEPGLRTRAYIYNTLLLDKSVQDRLRSYPSWLSSRNLANEASDESVAALIEAVVARYDLPRRWYSLKAQVLGLDRLADYDRSASVAESDRKVGWSEASSLVIDAYDSFSPRLAGIVREFIDGNWIDAPVRSGKRPGAFCAYTVASHHPYLLLNWTGSNRDVLTLAHELGHGIHAYLARPQGIFAQDTPLTMAETASVFGEAVTNNALLAQLDDPNERFALLASTLEDSIATVFRQVAMSRFEAACHTHRRDVGELSVDDFGNHWADTQTELLGDTVEVTDGYRNWWSYVPHFMATPGYVYAYAFGQLLALSVYARYQAEGEAFVPSYLDMLAAGGSKSPEDLAAMVGCDLTDPGFWDAGLDIVAGQLDAAEAAARAAGRLS